A single window of Zea mays cultivar B73 chromosome 10, Zm-B73-REFERENCE-NAM-5.0, whole genome shotgun sequence DNA harbors:
- the LOC109943114 gene encoding uncharacterized protein — translation MAPRYVPINSTLRLACCCAHFNSSKLEMSRRGKYAKQRKGPLTGTAFDPLPLPSGVPVPMCFCGDPCKVDKSEDHDTYRQRYWMCANFAFEPTVVQRRMNLMTPPPLCDFEQWIDTEISEKDKKWLENLQKWDAEDKERMKKRREELAAEQQREDEEKMRRVAECREDKEKKLERARRAKEAMEENPDAFRKGKWPRCTQ, via the exons atggcgccgaggtacgttccTATAAATAGTACCCTACGTCTGGCTTGTTGCTGTGCTCATTTCAATTCTTCTAAACTAGAGATGTCTAGGCGTGGTAAATATGCTAAACAAAG GAAGGGTCCTTTGACCGGAACTGCCTTCGACCCGCTGCCTTTGCCAAGTGGTGTTCCAGTGCCTATGTgtttttgtggtgatccttgtaaggTCGATAAGTCTGAAGATCATGACACCTATCGACAGAggtattggatgtgtgctaactttGCATTTGAGCCAACTGTTGTTCAACGTCGGATGAATTTAATG ACTCCTCCACCGCTATGTGATTTTGAGCAGTGGATTGACACCGAAATATCAGAGAAAGATAAGAAGTGGCTGGAGAATCTTCAAAAGTGGGATGCAGAGGACAAAGAGAGGATGAAAAAAAGACGAGAGGAGCTTGCTGCCGAGCAACAACGTGAAGACGAAGAGAAAATGAGGCGTGTTGCTGAATGCAGGGAAGATAAGGAGAAGAAGCTTGAGCGTGCACGTCGTGcaaaggaagcaatggaggagaaCCCTGATGCATTTCGCAAAGGCAAATGGCCCCGTTGTACTCAGTAG